The region AAATACTGCCCTTGGTTTTAACGGCGTATAACATAAGACGTATAGCGACGCTTTCACCTCAACCGTGAGCTTGAGAGCGATGTTTTACGCGCATCTTTACAGTCGCCCTACGATTTTCGCGCTATTATGCCGCTTTCTGCTAGTCAAGGTGGCCATTATTGCCGCTCTTAATTAGAATGTGGCGTAATTTTTAACGGCCAAGTTAGTATATGAACCCTATCGAACTGATTGTTGGGCTCGGTAATCCGGGTCCAGAATACGCACAAACCCGCCATAACGCTGGCGTTTGGTATGTGGCTGAGTTGGCGCGCATGCATGGCGTCACCCTGAAAGAAGAAGCAAAGTTCTTCGGCTGGACTGGCCGGGTGCGCATTGCAGGACATGATGTGCGCTTATTAGTGCCGGCTACTTTTATGAATTTGTCGGGCAAAGCGGTGGGTGCCATGGCCAATTTTTACCAAATTGCGCCCGAGTCGATTTTAATCGCTCACGACGAATTGGACTTAAGCCCAGGCACGGTGCGCTTTAAAAAAGGCGGTGGCCACGGCGGCCACAATGGCCTGCGCGACTCCATAAGCTGCTTGGGCAATAACAAAGATTTTTATCGGTTACGCATAGGCATTGGCCATCCGGGACATAAAACCCAAGTGGCCGGTTTTGTATTAACCAAAGCGCCGACCGCCGAGCACAGCTTACTGGAAGCCGCGGTGGATGAAGCCACCCGTTGCACCGATATTTTATTTAAAGATGGCATCAATAAGGCAATGAATCGCCTGCATGCCTTTAATGCAGATGCCACTAAGTAATTTTATCCACATCATTCTTAACTATTTTTTAAGTTAATTTTTTCAGTTATTTTTTAGACATCACTTTCAGGACACATATCATGGGTTTTAAATGCGCAATCGTGGGCCTACCTAACGTAGGTAAATCCACTCTGTTTAACGCACTCACCAAGGCCGGCATTGAAGCGGCTAACTTTCCTTTTTGTACCATAGAGCCCAACACCGGCGTGGTACCGGTACCCGATAAACGCTTGGACGCCTTGGCAAAAATCGTCAATCCGCAGCGCGTCTTGACCACCTCTATGGAGTTTGTGGACATTGCCGGTTTGGTAGCCGGTGCCTCTAAAGGTGAAGGCTTAGGTAATAAATTTTTGGCTAATATTCGTGAAACCGACGCTATTGGCCATGTGGTGCGTTGTTTTGCCGACGACAATATCATTCACGTTGCCGGTAAAGTTTCACCAAAAGACGACATCGAAGTCATCAATATCGAACTGTCACTGGCGGATCTCGATACTTGTGAGCGTGCCATTTACCGTAACGCCAAGAAAGCCAAAGGCGGCGATAAAGACGCCAAATTTGAAGTTAGCGTGCTAGAAAAACTACTGCCAGCCTTGGAAGAAGCCAAAGTATTACGCAGCGTTGAGCTGACTAAAGAAGAAAAGGCCGCCATTGAGTACCTGAACTTCTTAACTATTAAGCCCACCATGTACATTGCCAACGTCAGTGATGACGGCTTTGAAGATAATCCTTATCTGGATTTGGTGCGTGAGATTGCTGCTGCCGAAAACGCCATTGTAGTACCGGTATGTGCCGCTATGGAGTCGGAAATAGCCGAGCTGGACGCCGATGAAGCGGCGGAGTTTATGGCTGACTTAGGCATTGAAGAGCCAGGTCTAAACCGCGTAATCCGCGCCGGTTACGAGCTACTTAACTTACAGACCTACTTTACAGCTGGCGTAAAAGAAGTGCGTGCTTGGACCATCCCTGTGGGTGCCACCGCGCCGCAAGCGGCCGGTAAGATCCACACCGACTTCGAAAAAGGCTTTATCCGCGCCCAAACCATCGCTTTTGACGACTTTATCGCCTTTAAGGGCGAGCAAGGTGCCAAAGAAGCCGGTAAGCAACGCGCCGAAGGCAAAGAGTACGTGGTCAAAGACGGCGACGTACTGAATTTCTTGTTTAACGTTTAATCTCTTCGTGAGGAGTGAAGTGTAAGGAGTGAGGTGTTAAAACCTATGCCCTTTCCTAAATTCACCCTGCTTTGCTGTAAAAGCCCGCTGCTGCGGGCTTTTTTATTGCCGGTATCGGCTCTTAGTTCTAAAAATAAAACCAAGATCCTGATGTGCATCAGGATGACGGCAAGACCATAAATCACACTCCGTCATACCGGTACCGGATCGAGCACGACATGACGACTCCGGTATCTTGCTCTTCGTTCTAAAATCCAAACCAGATCCTGATACACATCAGGATGACAAAATAACCAATCAGCGCTGGCCACTTAGCGCTGATTTTGTCTATTACTCAGCCTAAGCGTTTACTTTATCGGCAAACGATCCGCATAACGGGTTTTTTACCGAAAAAGCGGTTGACGCTCTGAGCTTGGATACGCATAATGCGCCCCGTTCCCAACGAGATGTCCCCGAGCAATCAGGTGCGTTAAATTGAGAACAAGTAGTGGCTATGTAGCTCAGCTGGTTAGAGCACATCACTCATAATGATGGGGTCGCAGGTTCGAATCCCGCCATAGCCACCATTTTTGTTGGGGTATCGCCAAGCGGTAAGGCAGCGGGTTTTGATCTCGCCATCCCCAGGTTCGAATCCTGGTACCCCAGCCACTAGCTTTTAAAGTTGGACGTATTTAGTTTTGATCTCGGCCTTAGTGCCCATGTTCGATTCTTGGTACCCCAGCCACTAGCTTTTAAAGTTGGACGTATTTAGTTTTGATCTCGGCCTCACTGCCCATGTTCGATTCTCGGTACCCCAGCCACTAGCTTTAAAGTTGGATGTATTTAGTTTTGATCTCGGCCTTTGTGCCCAGGCTCGATTCTTAGTACCCCAGCCATCTTTGTACAGAGGTTAAACTTTGTAAAAAGATAAAAATTTGTAAATGGCTGAATTTATGTTATAAATATCAACCATATTTGTTGGGGTATCGCCAAGCGGTAAGGCAGCGGGTTTTGATCTCGCCATCCCCAGGTTCGAATCCTGGTACCCCAGCCATATTTAGTTTTAAAGTTGGAAGCATCAAGCATTGATCTCGGCCTTAGCGCCCATGTTCGATTTTTGGTACCCCAGCCATCTTATTTACAGAGTTTTTTTTGTAAAAAAGATAAATATTTGCAACGTAGGTCGAAAGAAAATTTGGTCTTGATTTCGATAAGAAAAATAGGCATATTACTTTCGGTTTACAGA is a window of Oceanisphaera sp. IT1-181 DNA encoding:
- the pth gene encoding aminoacyl-tRNA hydrolase, giving the protein MNPIELIVGLGNPGPEYAQTRHNAGVWYVAELARMHGVTLKEEAKFFGWTGRVRIAGHDVRLLVPATFMNLSGKAVGAMANFYQIAPESILIAHDELDLSPGTVRFKKGGGHGGHNGLRDSISCLGNNKDFYRLRIGIGHPGHKTQVAGFVLTKAPTAEHSLLEAAVDEATRCTDILFKDGINKAMNRLHAFNADATK
- the ychF gene encoding redox-regulated ATPase YchF, whose protein sequence is MGFKCAIVGLPNVGKSTLFNALTKAGIEAANFPFCTIEPNTGVVPVPDKRLDALAKIVNPQRVLTTSMEFVDIAGLVAGASKGEGLGNKFLANIRETDAIGHVVRCFADDNIIHVAGKVSPKDDIEVINIELSLADLDTCERAIYRNAKKAKGGDKDAKFEVSVLEKLLPALEEAKVLRSVELTKEEKAAIEYLNFLTIKPTMYIANVSDDGFEDNPYLDLVREIAAAENAIVVPVCAAMESEIAELDADEAAEFMADLGIEEPGLNRVIRAGYELLNLQTYFTAGVKEVRAWTIPVGATAPQAAGKIHTDFEKGFIRAQTIAFDDFIAFKGEQGAKEAGKQRAEGKEYVVKDGDVLNFLFNV